A single region of the Kwoniella botswanensis chromosome 1, complete sequence genome encodes:
- a CDS encoding methionine-tRNA ligase, beta subunit — translation MSNVSEFVAAAERADPSLTGSNEKEKAEIAKLVGETEGYVKDLSALNEKLTPLTYLYSNSPSSADVSLYAHLHPTLISASTTQHPQQPSLLRYFLQIQSLESVQSAQKSLPNSFPSLDIDISSLPTPERKAPPPKVKKEKKPAAPAAGVTETVTNAVSGAVNAATSAAGAVAGTAVNAASAVKDAVVGAGAAPQEGGKKKEKKEKKEKPAKAQPVKEEPTGPLPSMIDMRVGKVLDVKRHPDADSLYVESIDVGEPEPRTVCSGLVKYMTEDQIRGATIVVICNLKPVTMRGVKSYAMLLCASSKDGKDEGGIEFVYPPEGSQPGERIYFEGEKYENAKPEAQLNPKKKVFETIQPGFTTLDTREAAWIDPETKTVHKIRTKDGVLTSKTLIGASLS, via the exons ATGTCAAACGTATCCGAGTTCGTCGCAGCAGCCGAACGAGCTGATCCCTCTTTGACCGGGTCAAAcgaaaaggagaaagctGAGATCGCCAAACTGGTGGGAGAGACTGAAGGTTATGTCAAGGACCTTTCG GCTCTCAACGAAAAGCTGACCCCTCTTACATACCTCTATTCCAACTCTCCTTCTTCGGCTGATGTGAGCCTGTACGCTCATTTACATCCTACCTTG ATCTCCGCATCTACcactcaacatcctcaacaaccttccCTCCTTCGATACTTCCTCCAAATTCAATCATTAGAATCCGTCCAATCCGCTCAAAAGTCCTTACCAAactcattcccatcattGGACATCGACATCTCATCATTACCTACTCCAGAGAGGAAGGCCCCACCACCCAAAGttaagaaagagaagaaacctgctgctcctgctgccGGTGTGACTGAGACAGTTACCAACGCTGTATCTGGTGCAGTCAACGCTGCTACCTCTGCTGCTGGTGCTGTTGCTGGAACTGCCGTTAACGCAGCTAGCGCGGTCAAAGATGCTGTTGTAGGAGCAGGTGCAGCACCCCAAGAAGGAGGcaaaaagaaagagaagaaagaaaagaaagagaaacctGCCAAAGCTCAAcctgtcaaagaagaacCTACGGGACCATTACCTAGTATGATTGATATGCGAGTAGGCAAAGTGTTAGATGTCAAGAGACATCCAGATGCAGATAGTCTATATGTCGAATCGATAGATGTAGGAGAACCTGAACCCCGAACGGTATGTTCGGGTTTGGTGAAATATATGACGGAAGATCAAATTAGAGGAGCTACGATTGTTGTCATC TGTAATCTCAAACCTGTCACTATGCGAGGTGTGAAATCGTATGCCATGTTATTATGTGCATCATCGAAAGACGGTAAAGATGAAGGAGGCATCGAATTTGTATACCCTCCTGAAGGGTCTCAACCTGGTGAAAGGATTTACTTTGAGGGTGAGAAATACGAGA ATGCCAAACCCGAAGCTCAGCTCAACCCCAAGAAAAAAGTATTCGAAACTATCCAACCTGGATTCACGACCTTGGATACTAGAGAGGCAGCTTGGATCGATCCTGAAACCAAGACCGTTCATAAAATCAGAACGAAAGATGGTGTTCTGACTTCAAAGACTTTGATCGGTGCTAGTTTGTCATAA